Below is a genomic region from Catenuloplanes atrovinosus.
GGGCCGTTCACCGACGCCATCGGGCGCCCGCTGGTCGAGAACGGCGAGATCGACCCGACCGTCCTGATCGACACGGACGGCCAGGCCTACCTCTACTGGGGCAACCCCAACCTGTGGTACGTACGGCTGAACACCGACATGGTCAGCTACAGCGGCGGCGTGCACCAGATCCCGCTCACCACGGCCGGCTTCGGCACCCGCACCGGCGACGCGAACCGGCCCACGCTCTACGAGGAAGGGCCCTGGGTCTACCGGCGCAACGGCCTGTACTACAACGTCTTCGCGGCGAAGTGCTGCTCCGAGTTCATCGCCTACTCCACCGCGCCCGGGCCGACCGGGCCGTGGACGTATCGCGGCACCATCATGCCGACGCAGGGCACCAGCTTCACCAACCACGCCGGCATCATCGACTTCAAGGGCGGGTCGTACTTCTTCTACCACAACGGCGCGCTGCCCGGCGGGGGTGGATTCACCCGCTCGGTCGCGGTCGAGAAGTTCACCTACAACGCGGACGGCACCATCCCGACGATCACCATGACCGAGGCCGGCGCGCCGCAGAACGGCACGCTCGATCCGTACGCCCGGCAGGAGGCCGAGACCATCGCGTGGAGCTCCGGCGTGGAGACCGAGCCCGCGTCCGGGGGCGGCATGAACGTCGGCTTCCTCGACAACGGCGACTACATCAAGGTCAAGGGCGTCGCCTTCGGTACGGGTGCGGCCTCCTTCACCGCCCGGGTCGCCTCGGCCGCGGCCGGCGGGCGCATCGAGCTGCGGATCGGCGGACCGACCGGCACGACGGCCGGCACCTGCACCGTCCCCGCCACCGGCGGCTGGCAGACCTGGACCACCGTCTCCTGCCCGGTGTCCGGCCTCACCGGCACCCGGGACCTCTACCTGAGGTTCGCCGGCGGCTCCGGCTATCTGTTCAACGTGGACTCGTGGCAGTTCACCGGCGGTTAGGCACTGCCCCGGACCACCAGCTCGACCGGTAGCGTGACCCGCCCGGCCGGCTCCCCCGCGAGCAGCCGGGCGGCCTCCGCCACCGCCACCGCGCCCATCCGGCGCTTGTCGATGGCCACGCTGGTCAGCGGCGGGTCGATCAGCTCGCCGATCGGCAGCCCGTCGAAGCCGACGATCGCGCAGTCGCCGGGCACGGACACGCCGAGGCGGCGCGCGGCCCGGTACGCCCCGAGCGCCAGCAGGTCGTTGAACGTGAACACGGCCGTGATGTCCGGCCGGGCCGCGCGCAGCAGCGTGAACCGCGCCTCGCCGTCCTCGACCGTGGGCGAGCCGCCGATGATCGCGTCGTCGGCCACGGTCAGGCCGTGCTCGGCCATGGCCGCCAGGAACGCGGGCCGGCGGTCCGGCACCCCGCCGGCCGCGGTCGGGCAGTCGATCATGCCGATCGCCCGGTGCCCGCTCGCCACCAGATGCGCCACGGCCGCGCGCACGCCGGCCGCCGCGTCGACCACCACGCCGCCGAACGCCGGCTCGTGCACCGGGCGGCCCAGCACCACCAGCGGCACGCCCTCGGTCGCCCCGGCCAGCGTGGCGTCCGGCTCGCTGAGGTAGCCGATCAGCACGTCGACCTGCGCGGCCAGCGTGCGGATCACCTCGGGCTCGCGGGACTGGTGGTTCTGCGTACTGCTGATCAGCACCTGCCAGCCCTTCGCCTCCGCGGCCTCTATCACGCCGGCGATCAGCTCCGGGAAGAACGGGTTCACCACGTCGGAGACGATCAGGCCGAGCGTGGTGGCGCCCGGGCGCACCAGGCCGCGGGCGAACCGGGACGGCCGGTAGTTCAGCTCGCGGGCGGCGTCGAGCACGCGGCGGCGGGTGTCCGGGTCGATCTCCCCCTTGTCGTTGATCGCGCGGGACACGGTCTGGTGGGAGACGCCGGCCAGTCGCGCCACGTCCTTGAGGGTGACGCGCCGGGGCGGCTGCTGCTGTTCACTCACGATCGTCGCATCGTATCCGCCCTCCCCTGGACCTTCGCGCCGCATGCCGTTAACGTTAACGTGAACGCTCACGGGAACGTTAACGGATCATTGAGGAGGTCACGGTCATGAATCTCGCTGCTGTGCTGCTGAGCGTGGAGGCCGCGAAGCGATCCGCCCGGTCGGCCCTGCCGGACGCCCCGGTGCGCGAGGAGCGCCGGCGCCGGTGGTGGCCTATCCGGCGGGCGCGGTCACAGTGAGCCCCACTGCCGCGCGTGATCGCGCAGGTGCGCGTGCACCACCTCGGCCGACCGCCCGCCGCACCCCGGCTTCGTCACCAGGTAGAGCGTGTTCAGCGGCTCGATCACCGGCCGGTGCAACTGGATCACCGCGCCGGACGCCAGCGCCGGATCGGCCAGGTATCGCGGCAGCACCGAGGCACCCACGCCCGCGACCACGGCCGCCAGCACCGCGCGCAGGTCGGGCACGGTCAGCGCGACCGGGTTCGGCGGGCGGCGGCCGAACTCCGACCGCCAGTACCGCCGGACGATCGGCAGATCCTCCGCGTACGCGACCAGCGGCAGGTGCGACAGCGCGGTCACCGGGTTCGCGCCGAGCAGTGCCGCATCCACGGTACGGGCCAGCGCGGGCGTCGCCACCAGCACGAACTGCTCGTCGATCAGGGGGGTGGCGCGCAGCGCACGCGCGGCCGGCCGGATCGCGGAGACCACCAGGTCGTACTCGCACCGGCCCAGCGCCGCGAGGAGGTCCTCGGCCAGGCCGAACGACGCGCGCACGGTCAGGCCCCGCGCGATCAGCGGTGCGAGCGCGGGCAGCACGCGCAGCGACATCAGCTCGGCCGGGCCGGCCAGCCGTACCGTGCCCAGCGGCTCCGGCGCCTCCGGACCACCGGCCGGCACGGCCTGGCGCAACGCGTCCAGGTGCGGGGCGATACGGCGGGCCAGTTCGTCCGCGCGGGCCGTGGGAAGCACGCCGCGCGGCGTACGGTCGAACAGCGGCCCACCGGCCTGCCGCTCCAGCCGGGCCAGCCGGCCGGACACGGCGGGCTGGCTCAGCCCGCCCGCGGTCGCGGCGGCGGAGAGCGATCCGGTGCGGTACACGTCCAGGAACGTGCCGAGCAGGTCAAGATCCACGGTATAAGGAATCTTATAGCCGGTCGCGCATGCGGCGATAGGTTCGGTGTGAACACCCCACGTGGAACGGAGAAGGAACCATGCCCTCGGTGCTCATGGTGGTCACGGCCGCGGACACGCTCACGCTCGCGGACGGCACCGCCCACCCGACCGGCTTCTGGGCCGAGGAGGTCGCCGCCTCGCACCGCATCCTGCGTGAGGGCGGCGTCGACGTGCGCATCGCCACGCCCGGCGGCCGTCCCGCCCCGGTCGACCCGGCAAGCCTGGACGCGCGCGGCGGCGTCGGCGAGGCCGAGGCCGCGGAGTTCCGCGCCTACCTCGACTCGATCGCCGACGAACTGCGCGCTCCCCTGCCGCTGTCCGACGCCGCCGCCGGCGACTACGACGCGATCTACCTGCCCGGCGGCCACGGCCCGATGACCGACCTGGCCACCGACCCCGACCTGGCCCGGCTGCTCGCCGACGCCGACGCACGCCGCCTCACCATCGCCGCACTCTGCCACGGCCCGGCCGGACTGATCTCCGCCAAGGCCGGCGACGGCACGTTCCTCTTCGCCGGCCGCCGCCTCACCGTCTTCACCGACGAGGAGGAACGCCAGGGCGGCACCGGCGACGCGACCCCGTGGTGGGTCGAGTCCCGCCTCCGCGACCTGGGCGCGACGATCACGCCGGGCGCCGCCTGGTCCAGCACCGTCGTCATCGACGGCAACCTCATCACCGGCCAGAACCCGCAGTCCAGCGTGGACACCGCCCACACCGTCCTGCACACCCTCACCAAAACCCACTAGAACCCTCCGCCCCACCCGCTCCCCCGCGCCCGCCCGCTCCCCGCGCCCGCCTCTTGCCGCGCCGCCCTCTTGCCGCGCCGCCCTCTTGCCGCGCCACCCTCCTGCCGCGTCGCCCTCTTGCCGCGTCGATCTAGGGTGGATTCCAGCGCATTGATCTCCCACCACGGGAATCCGCCCTAGATCGGCGACAAGGGTGGCGGGCGGCGCGGGCGGGGGCGTCCGCTGGCCGCCGCGGCGCGGGCGGGGGCGTCCGCTGGCCGCCGCGCCGCTGGCCGCCGCAGCCCACTGCGCTGCTGCCCACCGCACCGCGCCCACCGCCCCAGACCGGCGCCGATCTAGGGCGGATTCCGGCGCATTGATCTCCAAACGCGGGAATCCGCCCTAGATCGGCGACAAGGATGGCGGGCGGCGCGGGGCGGCGGGGTGGGTGGAGCAGGGGGGTCAGGCGTGGGAGAGGGTGGTGAAGTCGTCGTCGGAGAGGGTGATCTGGGCGGCGGCGACGTTCTGTTCCAGGTGGGTGACGGAGGACGTGCCGGGGATCGGGAGCATGACCGGGGAGCGGCGCAGCAGCCAGGCGAGCGCGAGCTGGGACGGGGTGACGCCGAGGCGCTTGGCCGGCTCCTCCAGCGGGCCGCCGGGCTGCGCGAGCCGGCCGGTGGCCAGCGGGAACCACGGGATGAACGCCAGGCCGTTGGCCTCCGCGTAGGAGAGCACGTCCTCGGAGTCGCGGTCGACGAGGTTGTAGCGGTTCTGCACCGAGACGATCGGCGCGATGGCGCGGGCGGCCTCGAGCTGCGCGACCGTCACCTCGGACAGGCCGATGTGCTGGATCTTGCCTTCCCGGCGGAGCGCGTCGAGCTCGCCGATCTGGTCCTCCAGCGGGACCGCCGGGTCGATGCGGTGCAGCTGGAGCAACGGGATGCGCTCGAGGCCGAGGTGGCGCAGGTTCAGCTCGGTCTGCTGGCGAAGGTATTCGGGGCGGCCGAGCGGCGTCCAGATGTTCGGGCCCTGCCGGGTGTGCCCGACCTTGGTGGCGATGACCAGATCATCACGGTACGGGTGCAGCGCCTTGCGCAGCAGCAGGTCGGCGGTGAACGGGCCGTACGCGTCCGCGGTGTCGATCAGCGTCACGCCGAGTTCGACGGTGCGCCGCAGCACGCGCAGCGCCTCGTCCGGGTCGGCCGGGTCGCCCCACACGCCGGGGCCGGTGAGCTGCATCGTGCCGTACCCCAGGCGGGTGACCGGCAGGTCGCCGCCGATCGCGTAGGTGCCGGACGGCTTCGCGGAGAGCAGGGTCTCAGACATGGGGCTTCTTTCCTCGGGAGACGATCGTCTCGGGAAACCATCGCTTCCCCCGCACGTCTTCCCTCCGGACGTGTAACAAAACTCATCCCATGTTTCCGGCGTGTATGGGTAGCGTGTCCGGGTGCTCGGACCCTACAGAGACCTGCTGCGCGATCCGCGCGTGCTGACCCCGTTCGCCCTCGCCGTGGTGGCCCGGCTGCCGTTCGCCATGGTGCCGCTCGGCCTGGTCGTGCTGATCGAGGAGATCCGGGGTCAGTACGCCAGCGCCGGCCTGGTCACCGGCGCGTTCGCGCTGGCGACGGCCGTCGGTACGCCGGTCTGGGCGACGCTGCTGGACCGCGCCGGGCAGCCGCGCGTGGTGGCACCGACCGCGCTCGCCTCGTCCGCGTTCCTGGTCGCGCTCACGCTGCTGGCCGTGCGGGGCGCGCCGGACCCGGTGCTGGTCGCGATGGCCGCGCTGGTCGGCCTCACGTTCCCGCCGATGAACCCGGCGATGCGGGTGGCCTGGTCGGCCGTGCTGCCGGAGCCGGAGCGGCGCGAGTCGGCCTGGGCGATGGACGCCGCGGCCGTGGAGACGATCTTCGTGGCCGGCCCGCTCGCGCTGACCGCGCTGCTGGCCGGGCCGCCCGCGCTGCCGCTGCTGGCCACGGCCGGGCTGATGGCGTTCGGCGGGCTCGGCTACGCGCGCACCTACGCGGCACGGACCTCGCGGGCCGCACCGGCCGGCGGAGCCTCGCGCGGCCGGTCGCCGCTGCGCTCCCCGGGCGTGGTGCTGGCCGTGGCCACCGCCGCCGGCGTCGCGATCGGGTTCGGGCACTTCGACGTGGGCCTGACCGCGACCGCGGAGCGGGTCTTCGCCTCGACCGGCATGCTGGGCGTGCTGTTCGCGTTCGTCGCCGGTGGCAGCGCGGCCGGCGGCCTGGTCTACGGCGCGCGCCGGTGGGCCGGGGAGGCGCGGCTGCGGCTGCCGCTGACCATCGCGGCGTACGGCGCCGGCACCGGCCTGGTCGCGCTGCTGATCGCCGCCACCGGCCAGCCGCCGCTGCTGGTGCTGCTGCCGCTGCTCACGCTCACCGGGCTGACCATCGCGCCCAGCCTGATCATCCAGCAGGCGCTGGTCGACACGTACACGGCCGAGGACCGGCGCAGCGAGGCGCAGGGCTGGCTGTCCACCGGCATCACGGCCGGGAACGCGGTCGGGATGGCGATCGCGGGCCCGCTGATCGACGGCAGCGGGCCGGCCGCCGCGTTCGGCGGTGGTGCGGTGGCGCTGCTGCTGGCCACGCTGATCGCGGTGGCGGCGCAGCGCTGGTGGCGGGCGCCGGTCGCCGCCGGTCCCGTCCCGCAGGCGGTACGGGACGGGACGTGACGCGGCGGCAACGCGCGCGGGCCGCGTACCCCGGTCAGCTGATCTCTTCGACCTTGATGCTGGGACCGTTCGGCTGGATCGTCACGGTGTCGTAGCCGGTGTCGGTCTGTTCCTTGTAGACGACCTCCACCTCCGTGACCACCTGCGCGACCGGGCCCTTCGGCGGCTCGATGGTGAGGTCGAGGAGCAGGTCGCGCGGGTTGATGCCCTGCGGCTCGGTGCGCGTGAGCGTGACCGTGTACCCGGGCGTGGGCAGTTGCAGGCGGCCGGTGACCCGCAGGGTGAACGGGCCGGGCGGCTGACGGTTGAAGAACGCCGTCCACTCCCCCTCGGCCGGGCCGGTGGCGTCGAACACCTCGATACGCTCCCGCTTCGTGGCGCCGACCACCTCGACGCCCTTGGTGCCGAGGGTACTCGTGACGTTGAGCGACACGTCGTACGGCGTGAGCACCGGCATGCCGATGCCGGACAGCGTGCCGACGACCTCGACCTCCCAGTACTCGGGCTGGCGCACGTAGACGCGCGGCACCAGTTCGACCCGCATGTTCGACCACGGCTTCATGCCGCTGACCCGCAGCACCCACTGCGGCGGGAACGTCTTGAGCATGATGACCGAGGCCTCGTCGAAGTCGATCAGCCGGCTGGTGGTCGCCGCCGGCGCCGCCGCGAACGCGCGCAGCTGGGCCTCGTCCGGCCCGTCGTGGAATTCGTTGGTCATGCCTCTCCCTCCGTGCTTTTCGGGAGGAGCCACGGGCCGACCGTCCCGATACTGTCGGGTTCCGGCGCCGTGGCACGATGGGCGCATGACGGCATGGGGGGACGTGGAGAAGGCGGAGCCGGCGTTCGCGGCGCGGGTGCGGGCGGCGTTCGACGCGCGCAAGCACAAGACGATCGCCACGCTGAGCGCGGACGGCGCGCCCCGGATCTCCGGCATCGAGGCGTCGTTCGCGGACGGCGAGCTGACGTTCGGCTCGATGGCCCACGCGCGCAAGGGCGCGGACCTGCGCCGGGACCCGCGGTTCGCGCTGCACAGCGCCACGGTGGACCCGGTCGAGGGCGACGAGGCGGCGTGGCCGGGCGAGGCCAAGATCTCCGGGCGCGCGCTGCCCGCCGGGCCGCTCCCGGAGGGGCCGGCCGGCGAGCTGTTCCGGGCGGACATCACCTCGGTCACCCACACCGGGCTGAACGACGAGGCCACGCACCTGGTCGTGGAGTGGTGGACGCCGGAGCACGGCCTGCGGCGCGTCGAGCGGGAGTAACCCGTCAGGCCGCGACCTGGAACTGGACGCGCACGATCTCCTCGCAGATCAGGGCGAACATCTCCTCGCGTACCCTGTTGTGCTCGACGTCGTGGTCGTAGCGGCGGTACGCCGCCTCGTCCGCGAAGTCGCCGGTGATGGCGAAGGACCAGTTGCCGGCGCGCAGCCCGGCGTCCACGCCCGCGTCCACGGTCAGGCAGCCGGCCGGCTCCAGCGCGACGATGGCGGCCAGTGCGCGGTCGATCTCGTCCCGGGGCACGCCCGGGCGCAGCCGCCCGACCACCACGTTCCGGATCACCCGTCCATTGTGCGGCCCGGGCCGGGAAGAATCCCGCCGAACGGCAAATTCCATTCGCGGAATAATCACGCGGGAATGAACGTGAATCACGATTCGCGGCGGATATCTGTCATGTCGCCACAGCGATGAGAATAGATATCATGAGTCGTCGGGATTGGCCACACCGACTACCCGAGGTAAGCGTCCGCAGACCGACAGCAAGCCACAAAGCCGGAAATATCCCTCTTTAACGGGTCGTGGTGATTGTTATGGACTGTGTAACCGCCGACCGCCCGCCGAGACGACGAGCCAACCCCCGCGCATCGAAGATCACCTGGTCGGGGACGACGGCGACCCACCGCCGGGTGATCTTCGCGGAGACTGCGCCGAATGTCCGTAGGCGCACGTCGGGAGCCTATACGGTGAACGCGACGACATTGATCCGCGCCATCCGGCACGGCGTATCGCCCGGCCGCTTCCATATAGGACAGTGACATCATGGGTCGATCGCCGCTCACCGCCCTGGTTCCGCTGCTCATCCTGACCACCGCCGCCTGCGGGGTGGTGGACCGCGACCCGGCCACCACGCTGCCCCCGGGCACCGTGCACGTGCTCCACTCGACGTCCGACGCACCGCTGCCCGGTGGCCGGCCCGCCGACGCGGCCGGACTGGTCGGCGGCCACGCGCTGCTGCACGTCCAGGAGACCGGCGTGGTGACCCGGCTCGACCGGCTCACCGCGCAACGCTGGGGACTGCCCGAGGAGGTCCGTGCCGACGACGGCGACGAGCTGGTCTGGGCGTCGCTCTCGCTGGGCGGGCGGCAGTGGCGCAACGCCGACCGCGACGTCGAGTGGGCGCGCCTGACCGTGCTGGCCGGCGGCGTGCGCACGCCGATCACCGTGCCGCTCACCGGTTCCGCGGACCCGGCCGTGTACACGGACGCGGTGCTGGTCAGCGTGCCGGCCGGCGCGCCGGTGCTGGTGCAGCTCACCGACGACGGCGTGACCCAGAGCATCGACGTGCGGTCCGGCGAGCGCATCGACGACGCCCGCGGCGTCTATCCCCGGCCGGTCCAGGAGGACGGCTTCCGGTACGCCGGGAACGGCACCATCAACGGCGTCCCGGTCCGGTTCCAGGCCTTCGCGGACGGATACTCCCTGGAGCCGTGGGCGCCCGGCCTCGGCTGGGCCCGGGACGGCCGCGCCTGGCTGGCCGTCAAGCGGTTCCGCGTCTCCGGCGGCACCGCCGACGTCGAGCTGACGCTGGACCCGGCCCGGGTGATCAGCGTGCTCGGCCCGGACGGCACCGTCCACCGGGCCGGCACCGACCGCATCCCGACGTCGCTGAGCAGCGGCATCATCCCGCACGGCGTGTACGTCGAGGTGCCCGCCGACTTCCGGTACGGCGTGCTGCGCTTCGCCCCCGCCCACCTCAAGCGCGGCCTCGACCCGGTGACCTGGCAGCGCGAGCCCGCCGCCGCGGACTTCCCGATCGGCCTGAGCTGACCCGATCCGCGCAGCAAGCCCTAAAGCGGGCGCCGCGCGCGCCGATGGGGCGGTCGTGGGCGAAGCCCGGAGCGAGATGCGCGGCGCGCGCGACTGGGGCTCGGCGGTCACCAGCGCCTCGATCGTGCTGCTCGGCGCCTACCTGTGCTGGTACGCCACCGGCTGGGGCTCCGAGTGGACCCGGACCGTGGTCACCGACGTCGTGTACGTGCCGCTGGCGCTGGCGTTCACGGCGCTGGCGGTACGCGCGGCGGCGCACCGCCGGCTCGACCGCGCGGCCCGGCGCGCCTGGTGGGTGATCTCCGCGGCGTTCGGCTGCCAGCTCGTCGCGCACACGCTGTGGATGCTGGACGAGGTGGTGCTGCGCCGCACCACGTTCCCGTCCTGGGCGGACTTCTGGTTCCTGGCGTTCGTCCCGGTGATGTTCGCCGGGCTGCTGCTGCTGCCGGGCGCGAACCGGCGGCACCGCGACCACGTCCGGCTGGCCGTGGACGTGCTCACCGTCGGCGCGAGCGCGTTCATGGTCTTCTGGTACCTGGTGCTCGGCCCGATCTTCGCGGAGCGGCGCACCGACCTGATCACCAAGCTGCTGACCGTGGCGCTGCCGGTCGGCGACCTGGTGCTGGTGCTGGCCGTGAGCACGGTGGTGCTGCGCCGCTCGACCCGGGCCGTGCAGGGGCCGGCCTCGGTGCTGGCGGCCGCGATCGTGGCGTTCGTGATCGCGGACGTCAGCTACGTCTACA
It encodes:
- a CDS encoding glycoside hydrolase family 43 protein; translated protein: MRRLTTLLCALALLVVPALIVVPAGPARADNPIVQTIYTADPAPLVHNGRVYLYTGHDEDGSTWFTMREWRAYSSADMVNWTDHGSPMSVATFSWASADAWAGQVVERNGRFYWYVPVTSRATGRMAIGVGVSSSPTGPFTDAIGRPLVENGEIDPTVLIDTDGQAYLYWGNPNLWYVRLNTDMVSYSGGVHQIPLTTAGFGTRTGDANRPTLYEEGPWVYRRNGLYYNVFAAKCCSEFIAYSTAPGPTGPWTYRGTIMPTQGTSFTNHAGIIDFKGGSYFFYHNGALPGGGGFTRSVAVEKFTYNADGTIPTITMTEAGAPQNGTLDPYARQEAETIAWSSGVETEPASGGGMNVGFLDNGDYIKVKGVAFGTGAASFTARVASAAAGGRIELRIGGPTGTTAGTCTVPATGGWQTWTTVSCPVSGLTGTRDLYLRFAGGSGYLFNVDSWQFTGG
- a CDS encoding LacI family DNA-binding transcriptional regulator — translated: MSEQQQPPRRVTLKDVARLAGVSHQTVSRAINDKGEIDPDTRRRVLDAARELNYRPSRFARGLVRPGATTLGLIVSDVVNPFFPELIAGVIEAAEAKGWQVLISSTQNHQSREPEVIRTLAAQVDVLIGYLSEPDATLAGATEGVPLVVLGRPVHEPAFGGVVVDAAAGVRAAVAHLVASGHRAIGMIDCPTAAGGVPDRRPAFLAAMAEHGLTVADDAIIGGSPTVEDGEARFTLLRAARPDITAVFTFNDLLALGAYRAARRLGVSVPGDCAIVGFDGLPIGELIDPPLTSVAIDKRRMGAVAVAEAARLLAGEPAGRVTLPVELVVRGSA
- a CDS encoding LysR family transcriptional regulator — translated: MDLDLLGTFLDVYRTGSLSAAATAGGLSQPAVSGRLARLERQAGGPLFDRTPRGVLPTARADELARRIAPHLDALRQAVPAGGPEAPEPLGTVRLAGPAELMSLRVLPALAPLIARGLTVRASFGLAEDLLAALGRCEYDLVVSAIRPAARALRATPLIDEQFVLVATPALARTVDAALLGANPVTALSHLPLVAYAEDLPIVRRYWRSEFGRRPPNPVALTVPDLRAVLAAVVAGVGASVLPRYLADPALASGAVIQLHRPVIEPLNTLYLVTKPGCGGRSAEVVHAHLRDHARQWGSL
- a CDS encoding type 1 glutamine amidotransferase domain-containing protein; translated protein: MPSVLMVVTAADTLTLADGTAHPTGFWAEEVAASHRILREGGVDVRIATPGGRPAPVDPASLDARGGVGEAEAAEFRAYLDSIADELRAPLPLSDAAAGDYDAIYLPGGHGPMTDLATDPDLARLLADADARRLTIAALCHGPAGLISAKAGDGTFLFAGRRLTVFTDEEERQGGTGDATPWWVESRLRDLGATITPGAAWSSTVVIDGNLITGQNPQSSVDTAHTVLHTLTKTH
- a CDS encoding aldo/keto reductase, which gives rise to MSETLLSAKPSGTYAIGGDLPVTRLGYGTMQLTGPGVWGDPADPDEALRVLRRTVELGVTLIDTADAYGPFTADLLLRKALHPYRDDLVIATKVGHTRQGPNIWTPLGRPEYLRQQTELNLRHLGLERIPLLQLHRIDPAVPLEDQIGELDALRREGKIQHIGLSEVTVAQLEAARAIAPIVSVQNRYNLVDRDSEDVLSYAEANGLAFIPWFPLATGRLAQPGGPLEEPAKRLGVTPSQLALAWLLRRSPVMLPIPGTSSVTHLEQNVAAAQITLSDDDFTTLSHA
- a CDS encoding MFS transporter yields the protein MLGPYRDLLRDPRVLTPFALAVVARLPFAMVPLGLVVLIEEIRGQYASAGLVTGAFALATAVGTPVWATLLDRAGQPRVVAPTALASSAFLVALTLLAVRGAPDPVLVAMAALVGLTFPPMNPAMRVAWSAVLPEPERRESAWAMDAAAVETIFVAGPLALTALLAGPPALPLLATAGLMAFGGLGYARTYAARTSRAAPAGGASRGRSPLRSPGVVLAVATAAGVAIGFGHFDVGLTATAERVFASTGMLGVLFAFVAGGSAAGGLVYGARRWAGEARLRLPLTIAAYGAGTGLVALLIAATGQPPLLVLLPLLTLTGLTIAPSLIIQQALVDTYTAEDRRSEAQGWLSTGITAGNAVGMAIAGPLIDGSGPAAAFGGGAVALLLATLIAVAAQRWWRAPVAAGPVPQAVRDGT
- a CDS encoding pyridoxamine 5'-phosphate oxidase family protein, encoding MTAWGDVEKAEPAFAARVRAAFDARKHKTIATLSADGAPRISGIEASFADGELTFGSMAHARKGADLRRDPRFALHSATVDPVEGDEAAWPGEAKISGRALPAGPLPEGPAGELFRADITSVTHTGLNDEATHLVVEWWTPEHGLRRVERE
- a CDS encoding Dabb family protein, translated to MIRNVVVGRLRPGVPRDEIDRALAAIVALEPAGCLTVDAGVDAGLRAGNWSFAITGDFADEAAYRRYDHDVEHNRVREEMFALICEEIVRVQFQVAA